In Peromyscus maniculatus bairdii isolate BWxNUB_F1_BW_parent chromosome 21, HU_Pman_BW_mat_3.1, whole genome shotgun sequence, one DNA window encodes the following:
- the Mtch1 gene encoding mitochondrial carrier homolog 1 isoform X2 has product MGASDPEVAPWAPGGAAGMAGAGAGAGARGGAPAGVEARARDPPPAHRAHPRHPRPAAQPSARRMDGGAGGPGSGDNAPTTEALFVALGAGVTALSHPLLYVKLLIQVGHEPMPPTLGTNVLGRKVLYLPSFFTYAKYIVQVDGKIGLFRGLSPRLMSNALSTVTRGSMKKVFPPDEIEQVSNKDDMKTSLKKVVKETSYEMMMQCVSRMLAHPLHVISMRCMVQFVGREAKYSGVLSSIGKIFKEEGLLGFFVGLIPHLLGDVVFLWGCNLLAHFINAYLVDDSFSQALAIRSYTKFVMGIAVSMLTYPFLLVGDLMAVNNCGLQAGLPPYSPVFKSWIHCWKYLSVQGQLFRGSSLLFRRVSSGSCFAME; this is encoded by the exons ATGGGGGCTTCGGACCCGGAAGTGGCGCCTTGGGCTCCCGGCGGCGCCGCGGGGATGGCGGGAGCcggagctggagcaggagctcGCGGCGGCGCGCCGGCGGGAGTCGAGGCCCGCGCTCGCGACCCGCCGCCCGCGCACCGCGCGCACCCTCGCCACCCCCGGCCCGCGGCTCAGCCGTCGGCGCGCAGGATGGACGGCGGCGCGGGGGGTCCGGGCTCCGGGGACAACGCCCCGACCACCGAGGCGCTGTTTGTGGCGCTGGGCGCGGGCGTGACGGCCCTCAGCCACCCGCTGCTCTACGTGAAGCTGCTGATCCAG GTGGGTCATGAGCCGATGCCCCCCACCCTTGGGACCAACGTGCTGGGGAGGAAGGTCCTCTACCTGCCAAGCTTCTTCACCTACG CCAAGTACATCGTGCAGGTGGACGGGAAGATAGGGCTGTTCCGGGGCCTGAGCCCTCGCCTCATGTCCAACGCCTTGTCCACGGTCACCCGGGGCAGCATGAAGAAG GTTTTCCCTCCAGACGAGATCGAGCAGGTTTCCAACAAGGATGACATGAAGACGTCGCTGAAGAAAGTTGTGAAGGAG ACATCCTATGAAATGATGATGCAGTGTGTGTCGCGCATGCTGGCCCATCCTTTACACG TCATCTCAATGCGCTGCATGGTGCAGTTTGTGGGACGGGAGGCCAAGTACAG TGGCGTTCTGAGCTCCATTGGGAAGATTTTCAAGGAGGAGGGGCTGCTGGGATTCTTCGT CGGCTTAATCCCTCACCTCCTGGGCGATGTGGTTTTCTTGTGGGGCTGTAACCTGCTGGCTCACTTCATCAATGCCTACCTGGTGGACGACAGC TTCAGCCAGGCCCTGGCCATCAGGAGCTATACCAAGTTTGTGATGGGG ATTGCAGTAAGCATGCTGACCTACCCCTTCCTGCTTGTTGGAGATCTCATGGCTGTGAACAACTGTGG GCTGCAGGCTGGACTCCCTCCTTATTCCCCTGTGTTCAAGTCCTGGATCCACTGCTGGAAGTACCTGAGTGTGCAG
- the Mtch1 gene encoding mitochondrial carrier homolog 1 isoform X1: protein MGASDPEVAPWAPGGAAGMAGAGAGAGARGGAPAGVEARARDPPPAHRAHPRHPRPAAQPSARRMDGGAGGPGSGDNAPTTEALFVALGAGVTALSHPLLYVKLLIQVGHEPMPPTLGTNVLGRKVLYLPSFFTYAKYIVQVDGKIGLFRGLSPRLMSNALSTVTRGSMKKVFPPDEIEQVSNKDDMKTSLKKVVKETSYEMMMQCVSRMLAHPLHVISMRCMVQFVGREAKYSGVLSSIGKIFKEEGLLGFFVGLIPHLLGDVVFLWGCNLLAHFINAYLVDDSVSDTPGGLGDDQNPGSQFSQALAIRSYTKFVMGIAVSMLTYPFLLVGDLMAVNNCGLQAGLPPYSPVFKSWIHCWKYLSVQGQLFRGSSLLFRRVSSGSCFAME from the exons ATGGGGGCTTCGGACCCGGAAGTGGCGCCTTGGGCTCCCGGCGGCGCCGCGGGGATGGCGGGAGCcggagctggagcaggagctcGCGGCGGCGCGCCGGCGGGAGTCGAGGCCCGCGCTCGCGACCCGCCGCCCGCGCACCGCGCGCACCCTCGCCACCCCCGGCCCGCGGCTCAGCCGTCGGCGCGCAGGATGGACGGCGGCGCGGGGGGTCCGGGCTCCGGGGACAACGCCCCGACCACCGAGGCGCTGTTTGTGGCGCTGGGCGCGGGCGTGACGGCCCTCAGCCACCCGCTGCTCTACGTGAAGCTGCTGATCCAG GTGGGTCATGAGCCGATGCCCCCCACCCTTGGGACCAACGTGCTGGGGAGGAAGGTCCTCTACCTGCCAAGCTTCTTCACCTACG CCAAGTACATCGTGCAGGTGGACGGGAAGATAGGGCTGTTCCGGGGCCTGAGCCCTCGCCTCATGTCCAACGCCTTGTCCACGGTCACCCGGGGCAGCATGAAGAAG GTTTTCCCTCCAGACGAGATCGAGCAGGTTTCCAACAAGGATGACATGAAGACGTCGCTGAAGAAAGTTGTGAAGGAG ACATCCTATGAAATGATGATGCAGTGTGTGTCGCGCATGCTGGCCCATCCTTTACACG TCATCTCAATGCGCTGCATGGTGCAGTTTGTGGGACGGGAGGCCAAGTACAG TGGCGTTCTGAGCTCCATTGGGAAGATTTTCAAGGAGGAGGGGCTGCTGGGATTCTTCGT CGGCTTAATCCCTCACCTCCTGGGCGATGTGGTTTTCTTGTGGGGCTGTAACCTGCTGGCTCACTTCATCAATGCCTACCTGGTGGACGACAGCGTGAGTGACACCCCAGGGGGGCTGGGGGACGACCAGAATCCAGGTTCCCAG TTCAGCCAGGCCCTGGCCATCAGGAGCTATACCAAGTTTGTGATGGGG ATTGCAGTAAGCATGCTGACCTACCCCTTCCTGCTTGTTGGAGATCTCATGGCTGTGAACAACTGTGG GCTGCAGGCTGGACTCCCTCCTTATTCCCCTGTGTTCAAGTCCTGGATCCACTGCTGGAAGTACCTGAGTGTGCAG
- the Mtch1 gene encoding mitochondrial carrier homolog 1 isoform X3: protein MPPTLGTNVLGRKVLYLPSFFTYAKYIVQVDGKIGLFRGLSPRLMSNALSTVTRGSMKKVFPPDEIEQVSNKDDMKTSLKKVVKETSYEMMMQCVSRMLAHPLHVISMRCMVQFVGREAKYSGVLSSIGKIFKEEGLLGFFVGLIPHLLGDVVFLWGCNLLAHFINAYLVDDSVSDTPGGLGDDQNPGSQFSQALAIRSYTKFVMGIAVSMLTYPFLLVGDLMAVNNCGLQAGLPPYSPVFKSWIHCWKYLSVQGQLFRGSSLLFRRVSSGSCFAME from the exons ATGCCCCCCACCCTTGGGACCAACGTGCTGGGGAGGAAGGTCCTCTACCTGCCAAGCTTCTTCACCTACG CCAAGTACATCGTGCAGGTGGACGGGAAGATAGGGCTGTTCCGGGGCCTGAGCCCTCGCCTCATGTCCAACGCCTTGTCCACGGTCACCCGGGGCAGCATGAAGAAG GTTTTCCCTCCAGACGAGATCGAGCAGGTTTCCAACAAGGATGACATGAAGACGTCGCTGAAGAAAGTTGTGAAGGAG ACATCCTATGAAATGATGATGCAGTGTGTGTCGCGCATGCTGGCCCATCCTTTACACG TCATCTCAATGCGCTGCATGGTGCAGTTTGTGGGACGGGAGGCCAAGTACAG TGGCGTTCTGAGCTCCATTGGGAAGATTTTCAAGGAGGAGGGGCTGCTGGGATTCTTCGT CGGCTTAATCCCTCACCTCCTGGGCGATGTGGTTTTCTTGTGGGGCTGTAACCTGCTGGCTCACTTCATCAATGCCTACCTGGTGGACGACAGCGTGAGTGACACCCCAGGGGGGCTGGGGGACGACCAGAATCCAGGTTCCCAG TTCAGCCAGGCCCTGGCCATCAGGAGCTATACCAAGTTTGTGATGGGG ATTGCAGTAAGCATGCTGACCTACCCCTTCCTGCTTGTTGGAGATCTCATGGCTGTGAACAACTGTGG GCTGCAGGCTGGACTCCCTCCTTATTCCCCTGTGTTCAAGTCCTGGATCCACTGCTGGAAGTACCTGAGTGTGCAG